The proteins below are encoded in one region of Stenotrophomonas bentonitica:
- a CDS encoding flavohemoglobin expression-modulating QEGLA motif protein encodes MELLTAAPATDPTRDDPALAPLLEVDAQLAKLGGRIRILSGLAWPIETETRFLEGWRAGKPELPAPPTQPQDHAETIAALDDILQRLDRGHPVGDWLYRTAWSMRVAARMLSSIGTPQFTECSTLLYGHPSTQYRSQTTTTAQSAAQMLAITDQLLGSQYVPRIAYDIPAPDFSEMLRKRIDPFFTDDPVKVVLDTELASKAAAGSKVIRLRADALFSQLDLDQLVEHEAFIHAGTLLNGKHQPWLRCLGTGSPRTTRTQEGLATFSEIITGSMDINRLRRLALRVVRLQEALEGADFIDVFKAFLAAGQSEEDSYRSAARIFRGGDVRGRVCFTKDGAYLEGLLLVTAFIKRALHENRGDTLRLLFCGRVDLGDLVTLAPYRASGLIAPPRYVPPWAQHPERVLATLAFSTAAQAMRLDTFDLGRFSAVEDELMAGAG; translated from the coding sequence GTGGAACTGCTGACCGCCGCCCCCGCCACCGATCCCACCCGGGACGATCCTGCCCTTGCGCCCCTGCTGGAGGTGGACGCGCAGCTCGCCAAACTCGGCGGCAGGATCCGCATCCTCTCCGGCCTGGCGTGGCCCATCGAAACGGAGACCCGCTTCCTGGAGGGCTGGCGTGCCGGCAAGCCGGAACTGCCGGCCCCGCCTACCCAGCCGCAGGACCACGCCGAAACCATCGCCGCGCTCGACGACATCCTGCAGCGTCTGGATCGCGGCCACCCGGTGGGCGACTGGCTGTACCGCACCGCGTGGAGCATGCGCGTGGCCGCGCGCATGCTCTCCAGCATCGGCACACCGCAGTTCACCGAGTGTTCCACCCTGCTCTACGGGCACCCCAGTACCCAGTACCGCTCACAGACCACCACCACGGCGCAGTCGGCCGCGCAGATGCTGGCCATCACCGACCAGCTGCTGGGTTCGCAGTACGTCCCCCGCATTGCCTATGACATTCCCGCGCCGGACTTCTCGGAGATGTTGCGCAAGCGCATCGATCCCTTCTTCACCGACGACCCGGTGAAAGTGGTGCTGGATACCGAACTGGCCTCCAAGGCCGCGGCCGGCAGCAAGGTCATCCGCCTGCGCGCGGACGCGCTGTTCTCGCAGCTGGACCTGGACCAGCTGGTGGAGCACGAAGCCTTCATCCACGCCGGCACCCTGCTCAATGGCAAGCACCAGCCATGGCTGCGTTGCCTGGGTACAGGCTCGCCACGCACGACGCGTACGCAGGAAGGCCTGGCCACGTTCTCGGAAATCATCACCGGATCGATGGACATCAACCGGCTGCGCCGCCTTGCGCTGCGCGTGGTCCGGTTGCAGGAAGCCTTGGAAGGCGCGGACTTCATCGATGTCTTCAAGGCCTTCCTGGCCGCCGGCCAATCCGAGGAAGACAGCTACCGAAGCGCCGCGCGCATCTTCCGTGGTGGCGACGTTCGCGGCCGCGTGTGTTTCACCAAGGACGGCGCCTACCTCGAAGGCCTGCTGCTGGTCACCGCATTCATCAAGCGCGCCCTGCATGAAAATCGCGGCGACACGCTGAGGCTGTTGTTCTGCGGCCGCGTGGACCTGGGTGACTTGGTCACGCTGGCACCATATCGCGCCTCCGGGCTGATCGCGCCACCGCGCTATGTGCCGCCATGGGCGCAGCATCCGGAACGGGTGCTGGCAACGCTGGCGTTCTCCACGGCTGCGCAGGCGATGCGGCTGGATACGTTCGACCTGGGGCGGTTCTCGGCGGTTGAGGATGAGTTGATGGCTGGAGCGGGGTAG
- a CDS encoding RES family NAD+ phosphorylase, with product MTTEPTWLETPTEVLYRVHRRKYSATAANQASRARFALTGGSHAMFYAADSVEGALWEVLLRDILLGPGGDCELPTDMLKDFVLSKVRWTGADKRRISLSRPGVLHLFPNGDGPEVLAVNELTRTNDHGSTHGEAREMLDCLRSLVPPISKMPMLSWKSRQFEDSTVFLTYSLPSAPSGWIKVGRSMNLDSDKGIELIVRTLRQHGFHWTPYDRLATSIIDDDVT from the coding sequence ATGACCACCGAACCAACGTGGCTTGAAACTCCGACCGAAGTTCTCTATCGCGTTCATAGAAGGAAGTACAGCGCTACTGCGGCCAATCAGGCAAGCAGAGCCCGGTTCGCTTTGACTGGCGGCTCCCACGCCATGTTCTACGCCGCCGATAGTGTGGAGGGGGCTCTCTGGGAGGTTCTGCTCCGCGACATTCTGCTTGGACCCGGCGGCGACTGTGAACTGCCAACCGACATGCTCAAGGACTTTGTTCTCTCAAAGGTGCGCTGGACTGGCGCCGACAAACGTCGGATATCACTGAGCAGACCAGGTGTTCTGCACCTGTTCCCCAATGGCGATGGCCCTGAAGTCCTGGCGGTCAATGAATTGACCCGTACCAACGATCACGGGTCGACTCACGGGGAGGCCCGGGAGATGCTGGACTGTCTACGCAGCCTGGTGCCGCCCATCTCGAAGATGCCGATGCTGAGCTGGAAGTCTCGCCAGTTCGAAGATTCCACTGTGTTCCTTACCTACAGTTTGCCTTCGGCGCCATCGGGGTGGATAAAGGTTGGACGCTCCATGAACCTGGACAGTGATAAAGGAATTGAACTCATTGTTCGTACTCTGCGGCAACACGGGTTCCACTGGACGCCCTACGACAGACTTGCGACATCGATCATCGACGACGATGTGACGTAG
- a CDS encoding restriction endonuclease subunit S, which yields MNTSHTIARLGDIASIRQGHPFRGAIRAAEDGSVRVIQLKNVGVNGMDDVHELMRTHLSNRKAPDWVKDGDVVLAARGSRPVAALLTHPPENTVCSPHLYVIRVADLARTLPAFIAWQLNQSSAREHLHRQSAGSRQQSLRKKSVEDLRMRLPPLLHQQRIVTIARAALLERSHCEQLIAARTEEVSRYAERLLRGVST from the coding sequence ATGAACACCTCACACACCATCGCACGGCTGGGAGACATCGCCAGCATCCGCCAGGGACATCCTTTTCGCGGAGCGATCAGAGCAGCCGAGGATGGATCGGTGCGGGTCATCCAGTTGAAGAACGTCGGTGTGAATGGCATGGACGATGTGCATGAGCTGATGCGCACGCATCTGAGCAACCGAAAAGCCCCGGACTGGGTGAAAGATGGGGACGTGGTACTCGCTGCACGGGGTAGTCGCCCCGTGGCAGCGCTGCTCACCCACCCACCGGAGAACACGGTGTGCAGCCCGCACCTTTACGTGATCCGGGTAGCTGACCTGGCCAGGACGCTGCCTGCGTTCATCGCTTGGCAGTTGAACCAGTCGTCGGCCCGGGAGCATTTACACAGGCAATCGGCCGGATCACGTCAGCAGAGCCTTCGGAAGAAGTCTGTTGAGGACCTGCGGATGAGGCTGCCGCCGCTTCTCCATCAGCAGCGCATCGTGACCATCGCCAGAGCAGCACTGCTTGAACGATCCCACTGTGAGCAGTTGATCGCAGCGCGCACCGAAGAGGTCTCCCGCTATGCGGAACGCCTCCTCCGCGGCGTCTCTACCTGA
- a CDS encoding HsdM family class I SAM-dependent methyltransferase gives MTTETPATLAALVHARDALGEVRRPDADTHLTLSLLLLKLASDAHQACTPPSAQAPFDRLRSVPFCVPAHARFETLYRQRHAQGNGLRVMTALRVFTLANPRKLGGIFPALQLGDALPSDETRRDEVLLHLLERLALPALNFRGHPGFGNVCISDAVEGLLERPVAGRGPVEAGQVPGALAWLMTALTDPDARESVYDPICRQGTLLLAASRRMRKAGAEASPAYRYPLYGQEADPLLCAVARLRLLLHGSDNPHLRSRDALEDPLLEDGRLQRFHVALACPPLHLKWVSAQAAHDPYLRFLHGTAPRQWAHAALIQHMLATLDPQRGRMAVVVPHGVLFRDGEEARIRQAWLDANLVETVIGLPDRLFAGSSVATALLVLRRARKDEAVLFIDARRLSTAGKRGPRLGMEAADTLHRLCAKRTSAPGLAHLARFDEITANHGNLSIARYVRPVPATAATDLATLRSRRAALEATFAAIQQELNAELDALEREFSKLA, from the coding sequence ATGACAACAGAAACTCCGGCCACCCTCGCCGCCCTGGTCCATGCGCGTGATGCTCTTGGCGAGGTCAGGCGTCCCGATGCCGACACGCATCTGACCCTGTCCCTGCTGCTGCTCAAGCTGGCCAGCGACGCGCACCAGGCCTGCACCCCACCCTCTGCACAGGCGCCGTTCGATCGGCTGCGTTCCGTGCCGTTCTGCGTGCCGGCGCATGCGCGGTTCGAGACGCTGTACCGGCAACGCCACGCGCAGGGCAACGGGCTGCGGGTGATGACGGCGCTGCGAGTGTTCACGCTGGCCAATCCGCGCAAGCTGGGCGGCATCTTCCCCGCGCTGCAGCTGGGCGATGCGCTGCCTTCAGATGAAACCCGCCGCGACGAGGTGCTGCTGCACCTGCTGGAACGCCTTGCCCTGCCGGCGCTGAATTTCCGTGGGCACCCCGGCTTTGGAAATGTCTGCATCAGCGATGCGGTGGAAGGTCTGCTGGAGCGCCCGGTGGCCGGGCGCGGCCCGGTCGAGGCGGGCCAGGTACCGGGTGCGTTGGCCTGGTTGATGACAGCGCTCACTGATCCGGACGCCCGCGAGTCTGTGTACGACCCCATCTGCCGGCAGGGCACGTTGCTGCTGGCGGCCTCACGTCGGATGCGCAAGGCGGGCGCCGAGGCCAGTCCGGCTTACCGCTACCCGTTGTATGGGCAGGAGGCCGACCCGCTGCTGTGTGCTGTTGCCCGCCTTCGCCTGCTCCTGCATGGCAGCGACAACCCACACCTCCGCTCGCGCGACGCATTGGAGGATCCGCTGCTGGAAGACGGTCGCCTGCAGCGCTTCCACGTGGCGCTGGCTTGCCCGCCGCTGCACCTCAAATGGGTGTCCGCGCAGGCTGCGCACGACCCGTACCTGCGCTTCCTGCACGGCACCGCGCCCCGCCAGTGGGCGCACGCGGCGCTGATCCAGCACATGCTGGCCACGCTGGATCCACAGCGCGGCCGCATGGCGGTGGTGGTGCCGCACGGCGTGCTGTTCCGCGACGGCGAGGAAGCCCGGATCCGCCAGGCGTGGCTGGATGCCAATCTGGTGGAAACCGTGATCGGGCTGCCCGACCGCCTGTTCGCCGGGTCGTCGGTGGCGACCGCGCTGCTGGTGCTGCGCAGGGCGCGCAAGGACGAAGCGGTGCTGTTCATCGACGCCCGCCGGCTGTCCACTGCAGGCAAGCGCGGTCCGCGCCTGGGCATGGAGGCAGCAGACACGCTGCATCGCCTTTGCGCAAAGCGCACAAGCGCGCCAGGATTGGCGCATCTGGCACGGTTCGATGAGATCACCGCCAACCACGGCAACCTGAGCATTGCGCGTTACGTGCGGCCGGTACCGGCTACCGCTGCTACCGACCTGGCAACGTTGCGCTCGCGGCGTGCAGCGCTGGAAGCGACATTCGCAGCGATCCAGCAGGAGTTGAACGCAGAGCTGGACGCGCTGGAGCGCGAGTTCTCGAAGCTGGCCTGA
- a CDS encoding type I restriction endonuclease, with product MSINHGRFGVRHSVLGWLRRLGWNYLEARELRPLRGLAESTLLENRLLPWLRRFRFERNGELLPLSPQGVHEIISTVDSCCHSLDWEASSATVHRLLVEGARTVQQLPDGSSTEVLVPLIDWEHVQRNHWDVADAEPYPDPLDPDIRELVGYVNGIPLVVLACVERDREKRWGTAAAGISHLWRGKTAFVSHRPALHAQLLLCLDRRGGCYASVGTPAHGWMRWREHGWSRETEGQLRDRPVPFAEVALDPPWAAHAELLRGVLGPQRFLQLLRGFLRSGAHGRRYVARPGQFFAVQHALQALRSRDAAGRRGGGQLCLAAGSGLQRARYWLLHALRADPEFEGLRILLPVARPTPAPQDHKRRTGPQASDQLTEFLAGHASSPHEVPLRVFRGWGRKAAPPTPAEEAGTEILLVVDANFWESPPALLRRLRRCLPRSTWLTLSSQPILLPSADLDPGAPLYHYPPEHAVADGVVVPAWRDGGAIFPVLSRDMPADSEASPGELRQAQVATAISQHFHGVVRVAERNLRGTLLVETPKEAEDYQRALHADGRLQTQLTGYDSRGLPTQRAWEGISPQVELVIAHGDLPASQDARLGLLYVDRPLSDPERLRAVGLINAPHPDKRAALVVDFHASGMNDAAGQEWLPGSVQVNRDALAGDDRRLQGLLPERAEENFHACRDHLAPEWTLGTHGDDIDLNRRRRDLLHRRVTEFGQRLQVAIASEAAFTGEQAAVSARYRSTLHRYSVLRDAVSQLALEEDRFNPEDLRVRHWARERAPAVHEEPLDYQVFAPVEQSDPAGRQQSNEMYTRLRHQLGQTGEEPHLIEQARYNLSQILLSPAGQMRLDALQAFEATRQVSLHGGSGGCAPSRGLAVLEGLFGATRHQADRISMGALIDVVVAEAHAGPRILFHEHLRDRLEPLLRRHLKETQVQAVLHAVLARAHDWPPG from the coding sequence ATGAGCATCAACCACGGCAGATTTGGCGTTCGCCACTCGGTACTGGGCTGGTTGCGTCGGCTTGGCTGGAACTACCTGGAAGCACGCGAGCTGAGGCCGCTTCGCGGACTCGCCGAAAGCACGCTGCTCGAGAACCGCCTGCTGCCGTGGCTGCGGCGCTTCCGCTTCGAGCGCAACGGCGAGCTGCTGCCGCTTTCGCCGCAGGGCGTCCACGAGATCATTTCCACGGTGGACTCTTGCTGCCACAGCCTTGACTGGGAGGCATCCAGCGCAACCGTACATCGCCTGCTGGTGGAAGGCGCGCGTACGGTGCAACAGCTGCCGGATGGAAGCAGCACCGAGGTGCTGGTTCCGCTGATCGACTGGGAACATGTGCAGCGCAACCACTGGGACGTGGCCGATGCGGAGCCATACCCCGATCCCCTCGATCCCGACATCCGCGAGCTGGTCGGGTACGTCAATGGCATTCCGTTGGTCGTGCTGGCGTGCGTGGAGCGCGACCGCGAGAAGCGCTGGGGCACCGCCGCTGCCGGGATTTCCCACCTGTGGCGTGGCAAGACCGCCTTTGTGTCCCATCGGCCAGCGCTGCACGCGCAACTGCTGCTGTGCCTGGACCGGCGCGGCGGCTGCTATGCCAGCGTGGGCACGCCCGCCCATGGCTGGATGCGCTGGCGGGAACATGGCTGGAGCCGCGAGACGGAGGGCCAGTTGCGCGACCGTCCGGTGCCCTTCGCCGAGGTAGCGCTGGACCCGCCGTGGGCCGCGCATGCCGAGCTACTGCGCGGTGTGCTGGGGCCGCAGCGGTTCCTGCAACTGCTGCGCGGCTTCCTCCGCTCCGGCGCGCATGGGCGGCGCTATGTGGCGCGCCCTGGGCAGTTCTTTGCCGTGCAGCATGCGCTGCAGGCGCTGCGCAGCCGCGATGCCGCCGGAAGGCGGGGCGGCGGACAGCTGTGCCTTGCCGCCGGCAGCGGGCTGCAGCGCGCACGATACTGGCTGCTGCACGCGTTGCGCGCGGATCCCGAGTTCGAAGGGCTGCGCATACTGCTGCCGGTGGCCCGCCCCACCCCGGCGCCACAGGACCACAAGCGCAGGACGGGCCCGCAGGCGTCCGACCAGCTCACCGAGTTCCTGGCCGGCCATGCCAGCTCGCCACATGAGGTTCCGCTACGGGTGTTTCGCGGCTGGGGACGCAAGGCCGCCCCGCCGACGCCTGCGGAAGAGGCTGGTACCGAGATCCTGCTCGTGGTCGACGCAAATTTCTGGGAGAGCCCGCCTGCCCTGCTGCGCCGTCTGCGTCGCTGTCTGCCGCGTTCAACGTGGCTCACGTTGAGCTCGCAGCCCATCCTGCTGCCCTCGGCGGACCTGGACCCCGGCGCTCCGCTGTACCACTACCCGCCGGAGCATGCGGTGGCTGATGGCGTGGTGGTGCCGGCGTGGCGCGATGGCGGAGCGATCTTCCCGGTACTCAGCCGCGACATGCCAGCGGATTCCGAGGCTAGCCCTGGCGAGCTGCGTCAGGCACAGGTGGCCACGGCGATCAGCCAGCACTTCCACGGCGTTGTTCGCGTGGCAGAGCGCAACCTGCGGGGCACGCTGCTGGTGGAGACGCCGAAGGAAGCAGAGGACTACCAGCGTGCGCTCCATGCCGATGGGCGCCTGCAGACCCAGTTGACCGGCTACGACAGTCGAGGCCTGCCCACGCAGCGGGCATGGGAAGGCATTTCGCCGCAGGTGGAGCTGGTGATTGCACATGGCGATCTCCCGGCGTCGCAGGACGCGCGGCTGGGCCTGTTGTACGTGGACCGCCCGCTGTCGGACCCCGAGCGGCTGCGCGCGGTGGGGCTGATCAATGCCCCCCACCCGGACAAGCGCGCCGCACTGGTCGTGGACTTCCATGCCAGCGGGATGAATGACGCGGCCGGACAGGAGTGGTTGCCCGGCTCGGTGCAGGTCAACCGCGACGCGCTGGCGGGGGATGATCGGCGCCTGCAGGGGTTGTTGCCCGAACGTGCAGAGGAGAACTTCCACGCCTGCCGCGATCACCTCGCGCCGGAGTGGACGCTGGGCACGCATGGCGACGACATCGACCTGAACCGGCGCCGGCGTGACCTGCTGCATCGTCGCGTCACGGAGTTCGGCCAGAGGCTTCAGGTGGCAATCGCGTCGGAAGCCGCGTTCACCGGTGAACAGGCCGCAGTGAGTGCGCGCTACCGCAGCACCCTGCATCGCTACTCGGTATTGCGCGACGCGGTCAGCCAACTGGCGCTGGAAGAGGACCGCTTCAACCCCGAGGACCTGCGCGTGCGGCACTGGGCACGCGAGCGCGCACCGGCAGTGCACGAGGAGCCGCTGGACTACCAGGTATTCGCTCCGGTTGAGCAGAGCGACCCGGCAGGAAGACAGCAGTCCAACGAGATGTACACCCGCCTGCGTCACCAGCTCGGCCAGACCGGTGAAGAACCGCATCTGATCGAGCAGGCGCGCTACAACCTGAGCCAGATACTGCTGAGCCCCGCCGGCCAGATGCGACTGGACGCGCTGCAGGCATTCGAAGCCACGCGGCAGGTGTCACTGCACGGTGGCAGCGGCGGCTGTGCACCGTCACGCGGCCTGGCAGTACTGGAAGGCCTGTTCGGCGCCACCCGGCACCAGGCCGACCGCATTTCCATGGGCGCCCTGATCGACGTGGTGGTGGCCGAAGCGCACGCCGGCCCCCGCATCCTGTTCCACGAACACCTGCGCGATCGGCTGGAACCCCTGCTGCGCCGGCACCTGAAGGAAACCCAGGTGCAGGCCGTGCTGCACGCAGTCCTCGCGCGCGCGCATGACTGGCCGCCGGGGTGA
- a CDS encoding short-chain fatty acid transporter — protein MARAALRSAAWAEKWFPDAYVFAVLGVVIVALAAMGFGATPQATAKAFGDGFWSLIPFTMQMAFVVIGGYAVATAPVVARFIELLARVPRTGRGAVVYVGLVSMLASLLSWGFSLVFGGLLVRALARREELHMDYRAAGASAYLGLGAVWAMGLSSSAAQLQANPASMPPGLVEITGVLPFTETIFLWQSIALTAALILVSLLIAWLTAPGPATARTSRDFAGAAEAEPEPLQPRTRAGEWLEYSPLLTVLLSLLAFGWLFSEFASKPVVTAIANLNTYNFLFISLGLLLHWRPRSFLNAVAKAVPSTTGVLIQFPLYGGIAMILTHAVGSGGETLAHRLSTVFVHIATTDTFALVMGIYSAVLGFFVPSGGGKWIIEAPYVMQAANELKAHLGWAVQVYNAAEALPNLINPFWMLPLLGVLGLKARDIVGFTFIQLLVHIPLVLGLLWVLGMTLTYVPPVMP, from the coding sequence ATGGCGCGCGCGGCGCTGCGTTCGGCGGCATGGGCAGAAAAGTGGTTCCCCGACGCCTACGTGTTCGCGGTGCTGGGCGTGGTGATCGTGGCGCTGGCCGCCATGGGTTTCGGTGCCACCCCGCAGGCGACCGCCAAGGCCTTCGGCGACGGCTTCTGGAGCCTGATTCCCTTCACCATGCAGATGGCCTTCGTGGTCATCGGTGGCTATGCGGTGGCCACCGCGCCGGTGGTGGCACGTTTCATCGAGCTGCTGGCCCGGGTGCCGCGCACCGGCCGGGGCGCGGTGGTGTACGTGGGCCTGGTCAGCATGCTGGCCTCGCTGCTCAGCTGGGGGTTCTCGCTGGTGTTCGGCGGGCTGCTGGTGCGCGCACTGGCCCGCCGCGAAGAACTGCACATGGACTACCGCGCAGCCGGTGCCTCGGCGTACCTGGGTCTGGGGGCGGTATGGGCGATGGGGCTCAGCTCCTCGGCCGCGCAGCTGCAGGCCAACCCGGCCAGCATGCCGCCCGGCCTGGTGGAGATCACCGGCGTGCTGCCCTTCACTGAAACCATCTTCCTGTGGCAGTCGATCGCGCTGACGGCCGCGCTGATCCTGGTCTCGCTGCTGATCGCGTGGCTGACCGCACCGGGCCCGGCGACGGCACGCACCTCGCGCGACTTTGCCGGCGCGGCCGAGGCCGAACCGGAGCCACTTCAGCCGCGTACGCGTGCCGGCGAATGGCTGGAGTACAGCCCGCTGCTCACCGTGCTGCTTTCGCTGCTGGCCTTTGGCTGGTTGTTCAGCGAGTTCGCCAGCAAGCCGGTGGTCACGGCCATTGCCAACCTCAACACCTACAACTTCCTGTTCATTTCGCTGGGCCTGCTGCTGCACTGGCGCCCGCGCAGCTTCCTCAACGCGGTGGCCAAAGCCGTGCCCAGCACCACCGGCGTGCTGATCCAGTTCCCGCTGTATGGCGGCATCGCCATGATCCTTACCCACGCCGTGGGCAGTGGCGGCGAAACCCTCGCGCACCGCCTGTCCACCGTGTTCGTGCATATCGCCACCACCGACACCTTCGCGCTGGTCATGGGCATCTACTCGGCGGTACTGGGGTTCTTCGTGCCCTCCGGCGGTGGCAAGTGGATCATCGAAGCGCCCTATGTGATGCAGGCGGCCAATGAGCTGAAGGCGCACCTGGGCTGGGCCGTGCAGGTCTACAACGCCGCCGAAGCCCTGCCGAACCTGATCAACCCGTTCTGGATGCTGCCGCTGCTCGGCGTGCTGGGCCTCAAGGCGCGCGACATTGTCGGCTTCACCTTTATCCAGCTGCTGGTGCACATCCCGTTGGTGCTGGGCCTGCTGTGGGTGCTCGGAATGACCCTGACCTATGTCCCGCCGGTAATGCCGTAG